CTCCCTACaagcgaggtcccacgagcctccctccggttccgcttcctcacaactgCCCAGTGATTcagcctatggcaaagaggtaagtaactatagatgttatcacaactacttcataagatatgttggaaatcataagagaaactgataaattttcttaatcacttgtgtagggcctggttggttttgtcaggtactccagCATGCACCctcgcgagcatccttggtgttttgtgcaggaaatggtaccccggcattgtgcaactgtccgaagagccggtggtgtaGGAGCCagcctccaactgggacaggtatgcgctggtcacggatgacacttaccgcaacaagcaggagcgggtattggcggagttttgggtaagtttctctcgcacaacattgcttaatacatctcattcattggttaaatgttttattgaaataatgaatggatacatcagttttgtatgcagaaatttttcaaggccgaagaaggacttgaggcccaggcggatcgggcggctgccgtagcttgtaggaagtacgtcaccgagatgcaccaccatgggcgcgtccaagTCCACATAGACTACTTgttggggtattaacccctatacccttacggctaggcttgggccggctcggatcagggggtccggtccactaaaagatgacgcgcggcccggccaacctgttcagagtcccgcgcaaggagtcaagacagatttagagatcaagcaagatcctggtcggttagaatagaaatccttatccggccacctatggcaattgtaactggctaggattagtttccagatctgtaaccctgtcccccggactatataaggcgggcaggggacccctctaaaaaacatctctcattgacatacagcaatacaatcagacacaggacgtaggtattacgccttcgcggtggccgaacctggataaaacctcgtgtctgtcttgcgtcaccgtcttgtttgtggcttgcgcatctgtctaccgacgatctactaccttgggcatacccctaggtagactgccgaccatatttcgtcgacactacTACAGGTTggtacttaagcagtccctccccaagcctcaagcaagactgattacgctgacccgggaccagtaccttgaggtaggcgaataacattcataatgattcattttgatattaagtaggtttaatttcatcttcttatatgtcaaatacttgatgacttataggtgattccttggtggtgccgatcatatcccgagtgctgggccatgatcgtggacaagtggttatcataggactttgttggcacgcacaagaggcagcgggaacagcgtctgatgaggcaaggtccaactcaccatcaaagCAGCCACAGCCTctccggatacaaacaagcatacgtaagtgatttctttcatttattttgatgctcaattctgcttgatttctcaccatcttcccgcctttctcgcaggaggctgcgcacccgggcaaggaggtcttggagttctctgcgtgggctatgtcccacatgggcagggcgtcgtcctctgtctccttcgacccggctgccctaccctaggtgtactccgacccaaACGTATACACTAAAGTCTAAGAGTACACGTCCTCGGTAAAGGAGATCTAtagggaagattacaatgtgcgcactgagcccattgatgcagagatgatcatgaggctcggaggaggcaagaagcatgggcggccgtggattgcagacggcgtcatcgactccaccactgttccctccctcgacgctattcgagcacggagcacgagctccagccagcccatatgctcacggccttctccagcactgcagcaggtccaggcactctaggtaattcctgttttactcatcgtacgttgatatttacacacctaaattagatttgcattactgatacattggagtgaaatattgcaggccgagctggaagaaacaaaaaggcaaagtcaatagcagaacgcggaactgaccgcacagctgcaggcccagcaggtcgcgttcgaggccgcgcagaagcagatggcggagatgatggtgatcatgcaaagtcttgggcaagcatcgggtgtacctgtgcagttttcagctcctccacctcctactcttGCAGCTACTCCTATAaatatgaaagttcacttttcgcttgtgctttgcatgtatgtcggccttcgtgccattgtggatgtcggcgttcgtgccgttgttgaTGTCGGCATTCGTGccattgtttcttgcaggttttggaaacctccccgtgcaggggaggtgctgccgaaattttcaattgagtctaatctttttgtattcctagattactagatgcaatctctaagttccaaaactgttttcccggattactcacacatgcaatctctgctcctttgtgcagcctccgtccgcgggttccaatcaatttggtagtgcgtcaccgggtgatcccgcctttccttcaccattgtctcataggctaccttgatgaggactagtgctaggtgatgtggttggactttattgtaatatttgtggtttatggttctgacttgtgcttggatttcatgaacttgtcgtaataaacatgtgaatgatgatgaacatgtgacttgtcgttgtaatatattgtgatttgtggttcacaattatggttgtgatatattgtgagaaaataggttctgtgtgatatatatatgtgatggttgatatatatatgtatatatatgaaatgcttgtgtcgatggaatgcaaaaaacaaaaaaaaattaaatttctgcctctttgccgagggcaatgaccaaggccctcggcaaagatttttttttaaaaaaaataaaatttctgtaacatttctttgccgagggccatggttggaggccctcggcaaagacttttttttaaaaaaaaataaaatttctttgccgagggcctgcgtggaagccctcagcaaagatttttcaaaaaaaaaagaataattctttgccgagggccgtcccattgcccttggcaaagattttttggaaaaattctgcacatttctttgccgagggccatggttgtaggccctcggcaaagatttttcaaaaaaaaaaagaataattctttgccgagggcccccggagatggccctcggcaaagactccgtcccaggcgccggcgccgtgacgactgcttttctttgccgagtgccgctccagccctcggcaaaggctttgtcgagtgcccgataaagggccctcgacaaagatcctcttcgccgactcaaaattccccgagaACTCTTTGCCAAGGGCCAAACCGTCTCCAGTAGTGAGCGCAAATCCGGCTTACCCCGGCTCTTGGCACCTTTCACTCCAGTGCTCCTCGCAAGCATACAGGATTTATACGCAGATCTGTGAGATCCCGAGATATATGTGATAATCTGAGACGGACGGAAACTGTAATCATACTACGTAGTattattcaaaatatataaatttAGGTCTGGTTTAAATCTATGGTGTAAAATTTTGgtgtgtcacatcgggtgtcacatAGGGGTACCACATgaagtgttcggatactaataaaaaaataaattatagaatccgtccataatccgcgagacgaatttattaagcctaattaatccggctTTAACATATGTGtattgtagcaccatattgtcaaatcatggactaattaggcttaaaagattcttctcgcaaattagtcgtaaactgtgcaattagttttcttttctatatttaatattctacaCATGTGTCAAATATTTGATGGAACAAGGAGTAAACTTTAGGAGGGGAACTAAACAAAACAAGACCTTAGTTTCCAATCAAAATTCTGATAGATAGAGAATTTAACTGCTACCAATATCGACTCCGAAACGAATATTAGAAAATACTATAAGGTTAGCCCGAAAGATCGGAAACTCTCCAGACTTGGTAGAAATCTCTATCTCTACTACTAAAATATTCGTAACTCTTCCGTGCATAGGTGCGGCATCAAAAACCGCTCGCTCCATGCATCCGACCCGCCCTCGCCTCCTCGGAACGACCGCCGCTGAATCGGCCTCGCCTCCTCGGGCCCTCGCCGCCGGCTCCATCCCACCGGCGCGATGAACCCGGCATAGCTCCCGCCGGCCAGCCAGCAAGAGGAACCGCGGCCCCGCTTCGCTCGACTGTATAACTCCGGCGAGGAACGGACTCCGCGAAGTCGCTGCTTCCGTCTCTCACGGATCCGTCGCAGCGCACGTGTGACGCCGAGTGGCGCGCGGCTTCCTGCAGACCGCTCAACGCGTCTCCAAGCGCTACGGCTCCATCCCCGAGCTCAAGGCCAAGAGCGCCGTTGCAGCCGGCGGGCAGAGATCTCGAGATCACGCATCGCCTCCAGGCGCTGCTCCTCTGGCCGCGTCGCCTCCACCCGCTCGTACATCCCGACCGCTGCAGCTCTTCCCGACGCCTCCAAGGTGCTCCCCATCACCACCGAGGACTCGGTGAGTCTTGGTGGCTTCCTCCCTGGGGAGGAGGCTGTATTCTCAGATCCCTTTTTTTTGCAATTTTTGAAATCTGTGGAACCTGATCTATGTTAAAAAAAAATCACCCATTAGCTGCTCAACCATATTACTATGCGTCATCAACTGAATGGTTTTTTGGAATCTATAGAACGATACTGATGAGCATGTATCCTGACAATCATTCTAAATGCTTTCAAACTCAAAGTGTATGGAAGCATAGGCTTTGCTTTATTAAATTTTGTGTACGAAAGCAGGCAAAGTATGTTGGTCAGTACAGAGTTATTGATTATGATGCGTTAGCGGCTTATTATCTCTGTTCACTTCCTTGCTCTGTTTTGCTATTTGTTAGTTCTACTGAACTTTGCTCGACTGGGGTTCCAGCAACAGCAATACtgaatttatttatttctttGGCATAGTAGAGTAAGGGTACAAACTGAATATTTGTCTTACTATTAAGCTTAAGATTTGGATAGcaatggttgtagatgcatatatgAACTTCTGAATACTAGAATCCCCTAGCTTGTGTTTCATGTTCTGATGGAGCAAAGAGTCATTTAAAAAAAAGCGGTGGTAGAAAGTCAGTACTGAACTGCATTTCGTGCTTtcctttgttttgttttgttttttgtaATTGTGATTTCCTTTGATTATTCTGAAGTTAGCCAAACCAGTAAGCGAGTCCTGTTAATGGCTTACTGAAATATTCCCCTCCTTATTTTGTAGCAAAACCATCCTTTGAATTGTCTGGGATGCTTACTGAAAGACCGACAAAGTTAGAGGTGCTTATCTAGAGATCTTATATATTTATGTGCTCACAGGCTTACACCTGTGCTAAGGTTACTGAGGCTGCCACCATGCTCACTTGAGGGTAACTTCATCGCCTTCACCTCATCTAAGGTCGATGTTTCATGGCATCTGTCTACAATGCTGATTGACACTAACTGCAGGTTTGCTGTTAGTTATGAATTTTGCCttctttgatggatcatgtgCTCACTGGTACATCTAATCCAGTACAGTATTTGGGTTGCTTCAACTgtagcaaaatattttttttctcaatacATTTGAGTTGGAGCATTTAACTGAGTAATAAGCAATTTAATTTTGCATTCAATTACATGAATTATGGGGTACGTACCTGAACAGATTATTTAGAGTTGTGGCCTATATATACTCTTACTCCGTAGAAAATCATCGTCAATACTATTGAAATTGTGTGGGGGCACCTAAAAAGCAAGTTAGTAGTGATATTTTTTGGTATACTGTCAATTACATGCAACACAGTGGCAGTTAGTAGTGATATTTTTGGGATACTGTCAATTACATGTGGCACAGTGGCAGTAGTTATCCACTTTTTAAACAAAGGAAATAGTACCTTGTGGTTTAGATGACTCACTGATGAACAGCAGAAAGCACAAGCTTGGCTTTCCACATCTAGTGCAGGAACACACTAGATAAGATCAGGGTTCAGCTTAGGATGTGAGCCTGTCATTGTGTTCATTGGGTAGCTTTGTGGTAACTAATGATTAACTGATGAACAACTCAGTATGTGAGCCTGTCAGTTTGGTAGAGTAAACGGCTTTTACGTGGTCAGTTTAACTAACCTCTTTGTAAAGAGATCATTGCCGATTATTTTTCTTGAACTTTTAACCGTAGACTTTCTGTTCACAAGGCAATGGTATTGAAGGGTGGTTTTTGTTTCTCCGAGCCATTCTTACTGCTTGGACGGTTCCCATGTGTTGAGGTCGATTCTTTGACACGTTTTTATGAAATATATTGTTAGTTTTATTTTTCAATGCTCAGGAAACTATAAATATGTAGACCTTGCGAATCAACTGGTGAACTCGATCACTGCACAATGTTCTGAAGACCTATGGAAGTGTTAGGATCTCATTTTCATTGTTGTCCATGTAAATTTTCTTGCATAGGAGTAGGGTTAATTTTGTGTAAATTTTCATTTGTGGCGGTGTGATGGCAAATAGAGGCTAAAGGGTAAGCCACTTTTCTTGCATCTTTAATTCCAACACTGCTAGGACTGATAAGTAACTAAAATGAACTTGTTTTGACAGTGAATGCACATAGTTGCGCATGTATTTTTCTTAAGTTTGTCAAGCTGCTGCCTGCACGTACTTTTCTAATATTTGTCAAGATAGTGCTACTTATTTAACCATTTTTGTAACATCTTCGTTGTTTTCATAATCGtcttattttcactttgtcgttcCGTATTTGCAGCTTCTCGATGAGACAGAAATAATGCTTGATCGCTTTGAATCTGACACAGAAGTTCCTAGAATCGTGCTCAAAGCCTGGTGATCAGGAGATCCAAACATGCATTATGTCGCTTCCTGCCAGTCCTATCAAACCTCTGGTGAGCTTGAAGCCAAATTGTCCCTATTACAATATTTTTTGTGATGAATTGCTGATACATGTAGCTCCAGTCTGTTGTTATTTGTTTCCAAGTTTATCGTAATGTTGTATGTATGTAGTCCTAAGCAAATGGGGGTTTCCCTCCAAGTGTGCACGTTGCAACACTATGGGCTTAAATATATTTCTTGTCTTGGACTGCATTGTCTTAGGTTGGTGAGCTCCAAAGCAGTGGGCACCTCGAGAAAATGGCATTACCAGCATGTGAGGTTAGGGGCCAAGACTCTTGTAAATGGAATATCAGGGCTGAATCAAGCAACACATTCAGTTGCTTACTGTTTTACTTGGCAAGACCTAATGATCTCTGCATTGCCGAAtcataaaaaataaaatagtTCAAAGGAATGTCGAACTACTAGCTTGTATAGAGAAAACATCTGGTTGATAATATCAGTTCTCCTGTTATCTTGTTCCTCTATCGTTCTTTGTTTGCCCTTCTTAGCCTTATCGTCTTATACCATGGGCCATGGACCGATGGACATCAAGTTCATTGGATTAGTATGAAGGATCCGATTTTCATATTATGTACATGGCAACCAATCGTGAAAGGTTTTTACCACTGCAGGACTCAAGTCTGGATTCAAGTTAGTGAGGATGCCACACAACCAATGTTATCTTCACACAAGGTGCAACATATTTTTTCTGTGATTTTGTGGATTCCATGTTCAAGGATGGTGATATGAACTTTTATGTATGTATGCACAACACACCTTGATGATTGGAAGTCACTGATgaaaattttagccattttgtaaTATTGACATTCCGGTCATCACACTCGCAGTATCGTTTTTTGGTAATAATATAACACATTCATTCTTAAATTATTAGGGCGCCTATTTTTTTCTGTTCCAACGCACGGGGATTTACCTAGTAAAAAAAATCACTACCGAGCCGGTTCTGACGAGATTAGCCTACAGAAAAGAGAAGGCAAAAGCGCACCGGAGAAGACAGTCCAGATGACTCCGTGAGGGTAGCATCCCGTCGCGAAAGCACCAGGGAATCGGACTACTGCATACGCCCTTCACGCGTGCCCGCAGAGCATCGCCACCCGCGCCGAGCTCCACCGCCAAGATACGGCGTCTGTCAGCCCTGTCGCCCGTGTCCTCACCACTGAGGAATTCGGTTCGGAGAcaagccaaaaaaaaaactcaGGTCTACTTGGTCCCATTTGGCTTATATTTTCGGAAAAAATTAGGTGCAGCTAGGTGCAGCCTAGCTGCACCCTCTCACTATGCAGACCTATTTAGATCTGGTGACACGTGTCTTAGAAAATCTATCACACTAGTTGAGCCAAAAAAACATCGTGCTGATTAATTTTTTTTGGAAGCCGAATCCCTAAAAAAATTCTCTTATTCTTTTATGAAGGGGATTAATTAGGGTCAATTCATTCTATGCCACTGTAAAGAGTGGAATCTAGACTATACCATCAGTAAAGAGGGCCACCCATAATATTCAATCAATTGTGCTACAACCCCCTATTCTATATATTTTTTCGAGCCTAAAATTATTGTACATGGACCATTTTAATCCTCTCtcgatttttttattttaacctTTTTTAAAACTATTTCTAAAAATAACACCTCTGAACTTTTTATTCCAAAACTAACCCATTTGGCGCGCCAAACTACCTGGCACGGCCAAACCACGCTGCCGCGCCGACCCGCCTGGCACGGTTGGCCTGCCACCGTGGCAGGCCAGTcgcgcgctgaccggtgacgtggccccCTGTCGGGCCACCAACTCTAACGCGATAGCTTTCGTGCGCACCTCGCCTGGTTTGGCAAGGGGGAATATAGATCCCATGCGGGCCTCCCTCCCCCTCTCTCCCTCACTTTCTTCATCCTCCCTCCACGCGGCCAAGAGCTTCCAGCGCCCCCAACCGGCGCCACCGGTCTCCCTCGGCCAAATCTGTCTCTGGGTCAAGTTGGTGGTCGCCCCAAGCTTCACCCAGCCTCGGGCAAGGTAATGACCCTCTTATTTCGTGTTTGCACAGTGGATTCGAAGAGTAGGTTTGCTAGCTAAGatttggagattttttttttgggaaGAGATGTAACCTATTTTAGGTAGATCGAATACATTATGAAACTTTGGTATAGTGTCCGCCCTTGATTTTTACGTGCACATGTAGTTGCATTTGCTCTATGTTAtcgttagttagttagttagttagaaATTTGGGTAGCATGTTTAGGTGTAGGTTAAAATTGGTTGGTATGTGTAGGTTTTATTATGTTAGTCATAATGTTTAGAGTTTAGGTTTAGTTTTAGTTGGGTTAGCTATTTAGTATAGGTTATATGTGTACATTAATTTGAAATGCTTACATTGGTGCTTAAGGCAATGAGGGTTGATTTCTTAGAACCCTCCGTTGTGATAGATAAAGGACATGTGGTGGGAGGAGAAGTGGCGAAAGCAGGGTCGTCCCAGAGATTTAAGCAATGAGCAATTCCCGATGTCCCGTCTTGTTTAAAATTTGACTGATTGCACACAAATATTCGTACTCGATTACCAAACAATTATGCAAGTGATGATGAAGCAAAGTTTACCCGTCAACTCGTTTGGTCAGCATCACGAGCCGCGAGCTCGACCACCCAGGTTTGATCCCGGAGCCCAGCGGATTTCCGCTAAAAAATGAGTGGGAATGGCGAAGCTCCccgcttcaaaaaaaaaaatgacaTGACAACAATATTCTGCGggtcaaaataaaaaaaagatagcTGGGCGACGGTAGAAAACCGAGATTCGAATCCAAAGAATCCAAAACCTTGCAAGGTGGGTCAGGCTCCTCCCAGATGCACTGCTCTGTCGGTCGGTTTCGGCCCATGGGCCAGATCCATAAAACCCTAGCCCGTGGCCTTAGTTAAACCTCCTCTTCCGACCTGCCGTTTCTCTCTTCCTCgccaagaaagaaaagaagcagACACCCCCACCGCATTGTTCCCCTCGTCTGTCCCTTCCCTCCCACAAGCCGCAAAGGCCTCCGGAAGCAACCAGGCGGCGCGACCCCTTGAGCGCGATGGAGGAGCAGGTGGTGACGGAGCGGATCCGGCGGAAGCTGGAGGAGGTCAACGCCACCGTGCAGCAGCACCTCGCCGGCGTCCAGGACCACGTCAACTTCACCATGCAGGTAAGAAAGAGTTCGGGCGGTGGTTCTTGGGATCCGCCGCCTCGGTTTCCCGTCCTCCGAGGGTTCGTACTGTTGGGGAGGGAGGAGCGAGATAGCTGTGGTACCCTGGTAAGATTGGCGCTAGAACTTTTGTCGGATTTTGGAGTTTCGTATTCTGATATGAAACTGCAGGTGGAGGAGGGCGATAATTTTACTCTTCTTGATGAAGTTCTCCGGATTCTTTAGCGCTAATGGGGGTAGTGGCCCGTTAATCTGATACGGCGTATTGGAGGTTCAGGGTTGTGCGAGTCTTGGATCATTTTTTTTGTTCTGATGCAATTAGAAGTCCCTGAATAAGTTTCTTTGCCATTGCTTTTAAATGTATATAAGTGCGCGAAATTGGTGGGTATTGATGCAGGACGTACGAGTGTCGAAAGAGCAGCATTGCAGTAGTGGACAATGGATGCTAATTTTTTAGATATGTGAATATAGTTTTTgatgcatgtttttttttttctgccaTCTCTTAGAGATCTGCTAGTGTAACCTTATTGTTTGGTACTAGTAGTAACCATCTACTCCTGGAATTGTTCACCTTCGCACAATTTCTGGATTTCACAGGAAATTAATTTGGACTAATTACCTTGACATCgattcttgtgatgatggaaAAGGGGGTTGGACTAATAGTAGTAATTATTGGAGCgaggatattttattagtaaaaACTTCTGGCATGCTCCCAAATCGAAACACTTCGAGTGCTAATTAATGTTTGAATTTCTGTTTTATTCTGATTGATTTTCAGCAAGCATACTTCAAGTGCGCATATGACTGCTTTGATCGGCGACGTACTCAAGAAGGGATCAACAGCTGTGTGGAGAATTGTAGTGTGCCTGTCCTTACTGCCAACAATGTTTTTGAGAATGAGATGGCCAAGTTTCAGGTACTTCTAATGTGCTGCAATACAAGTgtcattttttttttgcaaaatagaaCATAGAATTCTATGTTCATCGTTTTTAGGTACTTAATTCCTTTCTGCTTGTGCAGTACTGTAATTATGACCTGTAATTTTTTTACTTTGGAATCTTTCTGAATTTTATTTTAAGTTACTACTAATATTTGTTTTGTGTGCTCCATTTTGCTCTGATTTTATTAATCATTGCAAGTTTGCAACCACTCGAATGCTGTGTCTGAATGAACTGTCATATTTTCTGTATGCGTGATAATTTCAATGTTGTTCACCGTCACCAGCACAAATACCTCAACAAGCATGCTGCACGGGGTTTTGTTATCTACTTATCTGTGATGGTGTATTTGTTTCGTGCAATCAATCATTATTTTATAATGCCATTAATTGTCACATGGTAAAGTCCCCTTCTCAGAAGATGGTTTAGGATTCACGAGCAGTATATTTTTTTGCTATAGTTATTTTGTTTGATGAATGAATgtggtttcatgatctcaatgatTGAACAGTAGAAGTTTTAGAAGGTTCCCCCCTCAGAAATTTAGTTCTTATTTCATCCCCATGTATATTGTACTTCTGACATGCAATCTGAGCACCTTCTTTTTACTC
This sequence is a window from Miscanthus floridulus cultivar M001 chromosome 10, ASM1932011v1, whole genome shotgun sequence. Protein-coding genes within it:
- the LOC136490266 gene encoding uncharacterized protein is translated as MEEQVVTERIRRKLEEVNATVQQHLAGVQDHVNFTMQQAYFKCAYDCFDRRRTQEGINSCVENCSVPVLTANNVFENEMAKFQERLNRSLMVCQDKFEAAKLQKLKTDATQELESCVNRSIDDSIRVLPHVVEQIKSTLQIN